One genomic segment of Capricornis sumatraensis isolate serow.1 chromosome 6, serow.2, whole genome shotgun sequence includes these proteins:
- the HDHD3 gene encoding haloacid dehalogenase-like hydrolase domain-containing protein 3 encodes MAHWLQLRLLTWDVKDTLLRLRHPVGVEYATKARAHGLEVEATALGQAFRQAYKAQSQRFPNYGLSHGLTSRQWWLDLVQQTFHQAGVRDAQAVAPIAEQLYKDFSSPSTWQVLEGAEATLRGCRKRGLRLAVVSNFDRRLEDILKAVGLREHFDFVLTSEAAGWPKPDPRIFHEALHLAQVEPAVAAHIGDSYQCDYKGARAVGMHSFLVAGPEPLDPAVKDSVPQEHFLPSLSLLLPALDHLAGSPARL; translated from the coding sequence ATGGCGCACTGGCTACAGTTACGACTGCTGACGTGGGACGTGAAGgacacactgctcaggctccgcCACCCCGTGGGAGTGGAATATGCCACTAAGGCCCGGGCCCACGGGCTGGAGGTGGAAGCCACAGCCCTGGGACAGGCCTTCAGGCAGGCGTACAAGGCTCAGAGCCAGAGATTCCCCAACTATGGCCTGAGCCACGGCCTCACCTCCCGCCAGTGGTGGCTGGATTTGGTCCAGCAGACCTTCCACCAGGCTGGTGTTCGGGATGCCCAGGCTGTGGCCCCCATCGCTGAGCAGCTTTATAAGGACTTCAGCAGTCCTAGCACCTGGCAGGTGTTGGAGGGGGCTGAGGCCACCCTTAGGGGGTGCCGAAAACGAGGCCTGAGGCTGGCAGTGGTCTCCAACTTTGACCGACGACTAGAGGACATCCTGAAAGCTGTTGGCCTGCGGGAACACTTTGACTTTGTGCTGACCTCTGAGGCTGCCGGCTGGCCCAAGCCCGACCCCCGTATTTTCCATGAGGCCTTGCACCTTGCTCAGGTGGAACCGGCGGTGGCAGCCCATATTGGGGACAGTTACCAATGTGATTACAAGGGAGCACGGGCTGTAGGCATGCACAGCTTCCTGGTGGCtggccctgagcctttggaccCTGCGGTCAAGGATTCTGTACCCCAGGAACACTTTCTCCCCTCActgtcccttctcctgcctgccCTTGACCACCTGGCGGGCTCCCCCGCAAGGCTTTGA